One part of the Kryptolebias marmoratus isolate JLee-2015 linkage group LG2, ASM164957v2, whole genome shotgun sequence genome encodes these proteins:
- the LOC108235982 gene encoding olfactory receptor 146-like, which yields MEKNASMSSDMLEIQGFDISPEFTYPLFFLLLFVYLSLLFSNIGVLALIIMEKSLHQPMYFLFCNLSVNDVIGNTVLLPQLMAHVLSTKRFITYSQCVVQAFHSHTFGSASHMILIIMAIDRYVAICHPLRYSSIMTNRTVVGLSAVAWGVSLVLVSVLIGLTVRLSRCRSVIQNAYCDNASLFKLSCENVFINNIYGLFFTVLLFTCSMGGIFITYMRIALICWIKKNKELNNRALQTCASHLVLYLIMLWSGFLTIILHRFPDYPNLRKIAYILFHVVPANLNPVIYGLQTRSLRVKIAEVLQRKQLIPT from the coding sequence ATGGAGAAAAATGCTTCAATGTCATCTGATATGCTCGAGATCCAAGGGTTTGATATATCTCCAGAGTTCACATACCCTCTGTTTTTCttacttctgtttgtttacttgtctCTGCTCTTTTCCAACATTGGTGTTCTCGCGCTCATCATCATGGAGAAGAGTTTGCACCAACCAATGTACTTTCTCTTTTGTAACCTTTCTGTCAATGATGTGATTGGTAACACAGTCCTGCTGCCTCAGCTGATGGCTCACGTTCTTTCAACGAAACGATTCATCACCTACAGCCAGTGTGTGGTTCAAGCTTTTCACAGCCACACATTTGGATCAGCATCCCACATGATTCTCATCATCATGGCGATAGACAGATATGTGGCAATATGTCACCCTCTGAGGTACAGCTCAATAATGACTAACAGGACTGTTGTGGGGCTGTCTGCAGTAGCGTGGGGGGTGTCTTTAGTGCTTGTGTCTGTGCTCATAGGTCTAACAGTGAGGCTGTCCCGTTGTAGATCAGTTATCCAAAACGCTTACTGTGACAATGCCTCCTTGTTCAAACTTTCATGTGAGAATGTCTTTATCAATAACATCTATGGACTCTTTTTCACTGTGCTACTGTTTACTTGTTCAATGGGAGGCATATTTATCACCTACATGAGAATAGCTCTCATCTGttggataaagaaaaacaaagagttgaATAACAGAGCACTTCAGACTTGTGCAAGCCACCTTGTCCTTTATCTTATTATGCTCTGGTCTGGGTTTTTAACAATTATACTGCATCGGTTCCCAGACTACCCCAATTTGAGAAAGATTGCgtacattttatttcatgttgttCCAGCCAATTTAAATCCTGTTATTTATGGGTTGCAAACAAGATCTTTACGGGTTAAAATAGCTGAAGtactgcagagaaaacaattGATCCCAACCTAG
- the LOC108235991 gene encoding olfactory receptor 52J3 yields the protein MKMENQSLGFSYQLTLDPFVIPPGGKYPVFLFGVAVYLFGMFCNLTLLLLIILKKNLHKPMYFILFSLPLNDLIGITTMLPKILSDIVTETHSVYYPLCVLQAFLLHMYGGGILFILAAMSFDRYVAICMPLRYSSVMTQRMVVFIICLVWGLDFVLIVSLFSLQTRLSRCRSVIMNVFCDNPSLLKLTCGNTSVNNIIGLFNTAIMQAVSVSIQAYSYVKILITCMGKRKFDARTKAVNTCVAQLVILIIFEIVGTFTILSHRFKNVSADLQKIMGMLIFLVPPLLNPIVYGLYTNEIRKTLLNFLTNKISV from the coding sequence ATGAAAATGGAAAACCAATCATTAGGATTCAGTTATCAGTTAACACTGGATCCGTTTGTCATTCCACCTGGAGGAAAGTATCCAGTATTTCTTTTTGGTGTTGcggtttatttgtttggaatGTTCTGCAACCTGACCCTGttgcttttaatcattttaaagaagaaCCTTCACAAGCCCATGTACTTTATCTTGTTCAGTCTTCCCCTCAATGATCTGATTGGGATAACCACGATGCTCCCAAAGATCTTGTCAGATATTGTTACAGAGACACACAGCGTTTATTATCCACTCTGTGTTTTACAGGCATTTCTGCTCCACATGTACGGTGGTGGAATTTTGTTTATTCTTGCAGCAATGTCTTTTGATCGTTACGTTGCCATCTGCATGCCATTACGCTACAGCTCCGTTATGACCCAGAgaatggttgtttttattatttgtctggTTTGGGGTCTTGACTTTGTCTTGATTGTATCACTGTTTTCATTGCAGACAAGGCTTTCCAGGTGCAGATCTGTTATCATGAATGTCTTCTGTGATAACCCATCTCTCCTGAAGCTCACATGTGGAAACACGTCAGTCAATAATATAATCGGACTGTTTAACACAGCGATCATGCAGGCTGTAAGCGTGTCCATTCAGGCATACTCCTACGTCAAGATTCTGATTACATGTATGGGTAAAAGGAAATTTGATGCAAGAACAAAAGCTGTCAACACTTGTGTTGCACAGTTAGTTATTCTGATCATATTTGAGATTGTTGGAACTTTCACAATTTTATCTCACAGGTTCAAaaatgtttcagctgatttgcAAAAGATCATGGGCATGTTGATATTTCTTGTACCTCCACTTCTGAACCCAATTGTATATGGCCTATATACAAATGAAATACGAAAAACTCTACTAAATTtcttaacaaacaaaatatctgtttgA
- the chrna10a gene encoding neuronal acetylcholine receptor subunit alpha-10a, giving the protein MFCFNKMKSCRIQTLLRLFLFFCAVPINQCAHSKYAQKLLADLMTNYTSALRPVEDTNTILNVTLQVTLSHIIDMDERNQILTAYLWIRQVWFDAHLKWKKEDYDGLDTIRIPGSNVWRPDIVLYNSADNQFTGPMDTNVVIQHDGQVMWDSPAITKSSCRVDVSFFPFDGQQCRFTYGSWTYNGNQLDIQNAMESADLADLVENVEWEVLGMPAKRNIILYGCCADPYPDVTYTLKLKRRASFYVFNLLIPCVMISFLAPLGFYLPADSGEKVSLGVTVMLALTVFQLLVAEIMPPSENVPLIGKYYIATMTMITASTAMTIFIMNIHHCGPDAKPVPKWAKTFILQYMARMFFVYEVGENCMSAQMEKQECPLEKNTNCTMNGQAGSGREDFKMCECGQETTDPVTTEEREDMGQIMSLKDSVGRNPTNHCSTWNNGTFISMDCEDSRSLKKCRKGGVSEDEMKDGDIFCSIHSNEGPLLRNIEYIANCYRDQRATQRKTGEWKKVAKVLDRFFMWMFFIMVFFMSLLIMGKVI; this is encoded by the exons AGTGCACTGAGGCCCGTGGAGGACACAAACACCATCCTGAATGTGACTCTGCAGGTTACACTGTCACATATTATCGACATG gatGAGCGAAATCAAATCTTAACTGCATATTTGTGGATAAGGCAGGTGTGGTTTGATGCACAccttaaatggaaaaaagaggATTATGATGGCCTTGATACCATCCGTATACCTGGTAGTAATGTATGGAGACCTGACATAGTCCTATATAACAG cgCAGACAATCAGTTTACTGGCCCCATGGACACCAATGTGGTGATCCAACACGACGGTCAGGTGATGTGGGACTCCCCGGCCATCACCAAGAGTTCGTGCAGAGTGGATGTGTCTTTCTTCCCCTTTGATGGTCAGCAGTGCAGGTTCACTTACGGGTCTTGGACCTACAACGGCAACCAGCTTGACATCCAGAATGCCATGGAAAGTGCCGACCTGGCTGACCTGGTGGAAAACGTGGAGTGGGAGGTGCTCGGTATGCCAGCCaagaggaacattattctgtaTGGCTGCTGTGCTGACCCGTACCCAGATGTGACCTACACACTGAAACTCAAAAGAAGAGCTTCCTTCTATGTTTTCAACCTTCTCATCCCTTGTGTGATGATCTCTTTTCTGGCTCCACTTGGCTTCTACCTGCCAGCTGATTCAGGAGAAAAAGTTTCTTTAGGTGTCACTGTGATGCTGGCACTCACTGTCTTTCAGTTGTTGGTTGCAGAGATCATGCCACCTTCTGAGAATGTACCACTTATTG GAAAATATTACATTGCAACAATGACTATGATCACAGCGTCCACTGCTATGACCATCTTCATCATGAACATTCACCACTGTGGCCCAGATGCCAAGCCTGTTCCGAAATGGGCCAAAACCTTCATTCTGCAGTACATGGCCAGGATGTTCTTTGTATATGAAGTTGGGGAGAACTGCATGTCAGCACAGATGGAGAAACAAGAATGCCCTCTTGAAAAGAACACCAACTGCACCATGAATGGTCAGGCAGGATCAGGTAGAGAGGACTtcaaaatgtgtgaatgtgGTCAAGAAACAACGGACCCGGTCACCACAGAGGAGAGAGAGGACATGGGTCAAATAATGAGTTTGAAAGACTCAGTTGGAAGAAACCCGACCAACCACTGCAGCACTTGGAACAATGGTACTTTTATAAGCATGGACTGTGAGGATTCAAGGAGTCTAAAGAAATGCAGGAAGGGAGGGGTAAGTGAAGATGAGATGAAAGATGGAGATATTTTCTGCAGCATTCACAGCAATGAGGGGCCACTGTTGCGGAACATCGAGTACATCGCTAACTGTTACAGAGATCAGAGGgccacacagagaaaaactggGGAGTGGAAGAAAGTAGCCAAAGTGTTGGACAGATTTTTCATGTGGATGTTTTTCATAATGGTGTTTTTCATGAGCCTTCTGATCATGGGCAAAGTCATCTAA
- the LOC108235981 gene encoding olfactory receptor 52K1-like: MIFIVICRKTVSMGLLHNTSFFLYFNGYNLSYESVIPAFLFATLNYMIILFCNLTLILTIVLNKSLHQPMHLFLVSLPINDLIGSSAFFSQLIKEILTNSQMILFSSCVAQAFFIHLYAAGSVFILAAMAYDRYVAICHPLHYNTVMTNAHIMKIITAVWSSCLVFIGGLFILLLRLRFCRSEITHPYCENPSLLALVCEDTTINNIYGLLISALSQVIANATVFYTYLQILLTCFRTKRADTKAKALQTCGTHLFVFLLMECLGLFAIISYRIKNISPHLRRFIGVSTLIFPPTLNPIIYGLKTKEIREKVMITFRKKFIFPQCNVS, translated from the coding sequence atgatttttattgttatttgtagGAAGACAGTTAGTATGGGCCTCTTGCACaacacatccttttttttatactttaatggCTACAATCTGTCATATGAAAGTGTCATCCCTGCGTTTCTTTTTGCAACTCTCAACTACATGATCATCCTCTTCTGTAACCTTACTCTGATTCTCACCATTGTGCTGAACAAATCTCTGCACCAGCCGATGCATCTCTTCCTGGTCAGCCTTCCTATCAATGACCTGATTGGCTCTTCAGCGTTCTTTTCACAGCTCATCAAAGAAATACTGACAAACAGCCAGATGATTCTGTTCTCATCGTGTGTCGCTCAGGCTTTTTTCATCCATCTTTACGCAGCAGGTTCTGTGTTCATTCTGGCTGCGATGGCATACGATCGATACGTTGCCATATGTCACCCTCTGCATTACAACACTGTGATGACGAACGCTCACATTATGAAAATAATCACAGCAGTGTGGTCATCGTGTCTGGTTTTTATAGGTGggctttttattcttcttttacGTTTGCGCTTCTGTCGATCGGAAATAACTCACCCTTATTGTGAAAATCCAAGTTTGTTGGCACTGGTGTGTGAAGacacaacaataaataacatttatggGCTTTTAATTAGCGCTCTTTCACAAGTGATCGCTAATGCAACAGTTTTTTATACCTATCTGCAGATCCTACTGACCTGTTTCCGAACCAAACGGGCCGACACTAAAGCAAAAGCTCTGCAGACGTGCGGTACACacctttttgtatttcttttgaTGGAGTGTTTAGGCCTTTTTGCTATCATATcatacagaataaaaaacatttcgCCACATTTAAGAAGATTCATTGGAGTGTCTACATTAATCTTTCCCCCAACATTAAATCCAATCATTTatggact
- the LOC108235989 gene encoding olfactory receptor 52K2-like: protein MITDYLHNTSSVLYFNGYNLSYESVIPAFLFATLNYMIILFCNLTLILTIVLNKSLHQPMHLFLVSLPINDLIGSSAFFSQLIKEILTNSQMILFSSCVAQAFFIHLYAAGSVFILAAMAYDRYVAICHPLHYNTVMTNAHIMKIITAVWSSCLVLIGGLFILLLRLRFCRSEITHPYCDNPSLLALVCEDTTINNIYGLFISAIIQVIANATVFYTYLRILLACFRTKRADTKAKALQTCATHLFVFLLFECLGLFTIISYRLKNISPHLGRFMGVSTLIFPPTLNPIIYGLKTKEIREKVLDFFFKKTLLPQCTVS, encoded by the coding sequence ATGATTACAGACTATCTGCACAACACATCTTCTGTTTTATACTTTAATGGCTACAATCTGTCATATGAAAGTGTCATCCCTGCGTTTCTTTTTGCAACTCTCAACTACATGATCATCCTCTTCTGTAACCTTACTCTGATTCTCACCATTGTGCTGAACAAATCTCTGCACCAGCCGATGCATCTCTTCCTGGTCAGCCTTCCTATCAATGACCTGATTGGCTCTTCAGCGTTCTTTTCACAGCTCATCAAAGAAATACTGACAAACAGCCAGATGATTCTGTTCTCATCGTGTGTCGCTCAGGCTTTTTTCATCCATCTTTACGCAGCAGGTTCTGTGTTCATTCTGGCTGCGATGGCATACGATCGATACGTTGCCATATGTCACCCTCTGCATTACAACACTGTGATGACGAACGCTCACATTATGAAAATAATCACAGCAGTGTGGTCATCATGTCTGGTTCTTATAGGTGggctttttattcttcttttacGTTTGCGCTTCTGTCGATCGGAAATAACTCACCCTTATTGTGATAATCCAAGTTTGTTGGCACTGGTGTGTGAAGacacaacaataaataacatttatggGCTTTTTATAAGTGCTATTATTCAAGTGATCGCTAATGCAACAGTTTTTTATACCTATCTCCGAATCCTGCTTGCCTGTTTCCGAACCAAACGGGCCGACACTAAAGCAAAAGCTCTGCAGACGTGTGCTACGcacctttttgtatttttattgtttgagtgTTTAGGCCTTTTCACCATCATATCATACAGACTGAAGAACATTTCGCCACATTTAGGAAGGTTCATGGGGGTGTCTACATTAATCTTCCCCCCGACATTAAATCCAATCATCTatggactgaaaacaaaagaaattcgTGAAAAGgtgttggactttttttttaaaaaaacacttttgcctCAGTGTACTGTCTCTTAA